One window of Nitrospirota bacterium genomic DNA carries:
- the glgP gene encoding alpha-glucan family phosphorylase: protein MAILDKYITEPKIAYFSMEIGLMDEIPTYSGGLGVLAGDTVKSAADLNLPFVPVTLISRKGYFYQEIDAQGHQIEHPAVWDPEKMLKKTSVKVNLTLEGRNVAIQSWVYIVQSPRGSSVPVIYLDTDLPENHPDDRTLTDHLYGGGDDYRLKQEAILGIGGVRMLRKLGFRIKKYHMNEGHAAFLTLELLHKFKKDIEAVWDESQIWDTESVKDLCVFTTHTPVEAGHDKFSYELYNKVFGDYFPEKILKRLAGDSKINMTLLGFNLSKYVNGVAKKHGEVSQSMFPGYIINAITNGVHSYTWTCESMKKVFDKYLLGWANEPEIFVRVGAIPDEELWAAHMEAKKKLIYYVNSLSDAGMDPETLTIGFARRATAYKRADLLFTDIKRLEKIGNGKIQIIYAGKAHPKDTVGKQLIEKIFAYKQELKGKIKIAFIQNYNMEVALKLVSGVDIWLNTPLRPLEASGTSGMKAAHNGVMNFSVLDGWWIEGHIEGFTGWSIGPAPTEIRPDNNMNKIDAEDLYHKLGDIIIPLYYNDRKTWIRMMQNAIGKNAYYFNSHRMMRRYVTEAYIR, encoded by the coding sequence ATGGCAATTTTAGATAAATACATTACTGAACCAAAGATCGCATACTTTTCAATGGAGATCGGGCTGATGGACGAGATCCCAACCTACTCGGGCGGCCTCGGCGTTCTTGCCGGCGACACAGTGAAGTCCGCCGCGGATTTGAATCTGCCTTTCGTGCCGGTCACGCTCATCAGCAGAAAGGGATACTTCTACCAGGAGATCGACGCCCAGGGACATCAGATAGAGCACCCCGCAGTATGGGACCCTGAAAAAATGCTGAAAAAGACCTCCGTCAAAGTCAACCTTACGCTTGAAGGCAGGAACGTCGCTATCCAGTCATGGGTGTACATAGTCCAGAGTCCAAGGGGAAGCAGCGTCCCGGTGATCTATCTTGACACCGACCTGCCCGAAAATCATCCGGATGACAGGACGTTGACAGACCACCTCTACGGCGGCGGAGACGATTACAGGCTGAAGCAGGAGGCGATCCTCGGCATCGGCGGGGTGCGGATGCTCCGTAAGCTCGGTTTCAGGATAAAGAAATATCATATGAACGAAGGACATGCAGCTTTCTTGACACTTGAGCTGCTGCATAAATTTAAAAAAGATATTGAGGCCGTCTGGGACGAATCCCAGATATGGGACACTGAATCCGTAAAAGACCTGTGCGTGTTCACCACACACACCCCTGTTGAAGCGGGTCACGACAAATTCTCCTATGAACTTTACAACAAAGTGTTCGGAGACTATTTCCCTGAAAAGATCCTGAAACGGTTGGCCGGGGACAGCAAGATCAACATGACCCTCCTCGGTTTCAACCTGAGCAAGTACGTCAACGGTGTGGCGAAGAAGCACGGTGAAGTGTCTCAATCAATGTTCCCGGGTTATATCATCAATGCAATAACAAACGGCGTGCACTCTTACACATGGACCTGTGAGAGCATGAAAAAGGTCTTTGATAAATATCTCCTCGGCTGGGCCAACGAGCCTGAGATTTTCGTAAGAGTTGGAGCGATCCCAGACGAGGAACTCTGGGCGGCACATATGGAGGCAAAGAAAAAGCTGATCTACTATGTCAACTCACTGTCGGATGCGGGAATGGACCCTGAAACCCTGACAATAGGTTTTGCAAGAAGGGCCACTGCTTACAAAAGGGCGGACCTTTTATTCACCGACATAAAGAGGCTTGAAAAGATCGGAAACGGCAAGATCCAGATTATTTACGCCGGCAAGGCCCATCCGAAAGATACCGTCGGCAAACAGTTGATCGAAAAAATATTCGCCTACAAACAGGAGTTGAAGGGAAAGATCAAGATAGCCTTTATTCAAAATTACAATATGGAAGTTGCATTAAAGCTCGTCTCCGGCGTGGATATCTGGCTGAATACGCCGCTGCGCCCGCTCGAAGCCTCAGGAACAAGCGGGATGAAGGCCGCGCACAACGGAGTAATGAACTTCAGCGTGCTTGACGGCTGGTGGATCGAAGGGCATATAGAGGGTTTTACAGGATGGTCGATCGGCCCTGCCCCGACTGAGATAAGGCCCGACAACAATATGAATAAAATTGACGCCGAAGACCTCTATCACAAACTTGGCGATATAATAATTCCCCTTTACTATAATGACCGCAAGACCTGGATAAGGATGATGCAGAACGCCATCGGCAAGAACGCCTACTATTTCAACAGCCACAGAATGATGCGCCGGTACGTAACCGAAGCGTATATCAGGTAA
- a CDS encoding phosphoribosylaminoimidazolesuccinocarboxamide synthase — protein MKDIVLKTEMPDIGVPRRGKVRDIYDLGEHLLLVVTDRVSAFDVVLPNGIPGKGKVLTAISVFWFKMMEDIVKNHIVATDVKDFPQDLQKYKDILEGRSLLVKKAKVVPVECIVRGYLSGSGWKSYQKDGTVCGIKLPAGMSESSKIEQPIFTPSTKADAGHDINISFDEVKEIIGGDTASKLKTLTLKVYGRARDYAEKKGIIIADTKMEFGIYNNEVILIDELLTPDSSRFWGIKDYAPGRSQDSFDKQIVRDYLLTLDWDQTPPGPELPEDILKKTSERYQEILSILTE, from the coding sequence ATGAAAGACATCGTTTTAAAAACAGAGATGCCCGACATCGGCGTCCCCAGGCGCGGGAAGGTGAGGGACATTTACGACCTCGGAGAGCACCTCCTGCTTGTGGTGACGGACAGGGTCTCGGCCTTCGACGTTGTGCTGCCAAACGGCATTCCCGGCAAAGGGAAGGTCCTCACCGCAATCTCCGTGTTCTGGTTTAAGATGATGGAGGACATTGTCAAAAACCACATTGTCGCAACTGATGTGAAAGACTTCCCCCAGGACCTTCAGAAGTACAAGGACATCCTTGAAGGCAGGAGCCTGCTTGTAAAAAAGGCAAAGGTCGTGCCTGTTGAGTGCATAGTCCGGGGCTATCTTTCAGGAAGCGGCTGGAAGTCGTATCAGAAGGACGGCACAGTCTGCGGGATAAAACTCCCTGCCGGTATGAGCGAATCTTCAAAGATCGAGCAGCCCATTTTTACCCCGAGCACAAAGGCTGACGCAGGGCATGATATAAATATCTCGTTTGACGAAGTTAAAGAAATAATCGGCGGTGATACTGCTTCAAAATTAAAGACCCTGACACTGAAGGTTTACGGGAGGGCGAGGGATTACGCGGAGAAAAAAGGAATAATCATTGCCGACACGAAGATGGAGTTCGGCATTTACAACAACGAAGTAATCCTCATAGACGAACTGCTCACGCCTGACTCCTCCCGCTTCTGGGGTATAAAGGACTACGCACCCGGCAGAAGCCAGGACAGTTTTGACAAGCAGATCGTCAGGGATTATTTGCTTACGCTGGACTGGGACCAGACCCCGCCGGGGCCGGAACTGCCTGAAGATATATTGAAGAAGACTTCTGAAAGATATCAGGAGATACTCAGTATATTAACGGAGTGA